The following coding sequences are from one Frigoribacterium sp. Leaf415 window:
- a CDS encoding TetR/AcrR family transcriptional regulator has translation MDDTKITERGRLTRQRIIDETGRQILAAGIGGTTLDTVRAATLTSKSQLFHYFPGGKTELIHEVAQWEGRQLLEAQEPEIHDLGTWESWERWRAALVEYYISLGRWACPIGTLAAQVAATDAEVERTVKESWDAWREQLATGIRRLQAAGSVDASADPVRVATAIIAAIQGGLLLSQSERAGWPLEAALDHALGPLHTVRRD, from the coding sequence GTGGACGACACGAAGATCACCGAGCGCGGACGGCTCACCCGCCAGCGGATCATCGACGAGACCGGCCGGCAGATCCTCGCCGCGGGCATCGGCGGGACGACGCTCGACACCGTGCGGGCCGCGACGCTGACCAGCAAGAGCCAGCTGTTCCACTACTTCCCCGGGGGCAAGACCGAGCTGATCCACGAGGTCGCCCAGTGGGAGGGGCGGCAGCTGCTCGAGGCGCAGGAGCCCGAGATCCACGACCTCGGCACCTGGGAGTCGTGGGAGCGCTGGCGCGCCGCCCTGGTCGAGTACTACATCAGCCTCGGTCGCTGGGCCTGCCCGATCGGCACGCTCGCGGCCCAGGTCGCCGCCACCGACGCCGAGGTCGAGCGCACCGTCAAGGAGAGCTGGGACGCCTGGCGCGAGCAGCTGGCCACGGGCATCCGGCGCCTGCAGGCCGCGGGGTCGGTCGACGCCTCGGCCGATCCGGTGCGCGTGGCGACGGCGATCATCGCCGCGATCCAGGGCGGGTTGCTGCTCAGCCAGTCCGAGCGGGCAGGGTGGCCGCTCGAGGCCGCACTCGACCATGCGCTCGGCCCGTTGCACACGGTCCGCCGCGACTGA
- a CDS encoding ROK family protein, protein MALSTGVSSPSLLRRMNAAEVLRHAWSVDAVTASDLIALTGLTRSTVLGVCDDLIDHGWMVSLADARSTGEYRKGRPARRYALARSAGHVVGVDAGQHQLTAVVADLRGDVLARAVRRIDPCGSADDRRRIVSALVDDTLASASLADDDVLAVTVGVPAPTDAEGRSPVEAGADFWELMNPDYVGLFAPRGWAVVVENDANLAAVAEAAAREVGGVRRAGAASAAGDAGDASDAGDASDAGAGAGVRGAGVRGDGGAGPSFVTLLAGERFGAGFVLDGALVRGNRGAAGEMRLLDLVDGVGSADGIGAVLRDWARAARALGTVPESSPLWAVPLDRLDAAAVLAAADAGDPAALRLVERMAERFGRVCAVLSGMLDVDRIVVAGAVAPSIGLLLERTTPWLSRFTHRAAPEVVASTLGDAVVTTGAVERALAHVRGHALELTLPGAADATRAS, encoded by the coding sequence GTGGCGCTGAGCACCGGGGTGTCGTCGCCGAGCCTGCTGCGCCGCATGAACGCGGCCGAGGTGCTGCGGCACGCGTGGTCCGTCGACGCCGTCACGGCGAGCGACCTGATCGCCCTCACCGGACTGACCCGGTCCACTGTGCTCGGGGTCTGCGACGACCTCATCGACCACGGCTGGATGGTCTCGCTCGCCGACGCCCGCTCGACCGGCGAGTACCGCAAGGGCCGCCCCGCGCGGCGCTACGCCCTGGCCCGTTCCGCCGGGCACGTCGTCGGAGTCGACGCCGGCCAGCACCAGCTCACCGCCGTCGTGGCCGACCTGCGGGGCGACGTGCTCGCGCGGGCCGTCCGCCGCATCGACCCCTGCGGCTCGGCCGACGACCGCCGACGCATCGTGTCGGCCCTGGTCGACGACACCCTCGCCTCGGCCTCGCTCGCCGACGACGACGTGCTCGCCGTGACCGTCGGCGTCCCGGCCCCCACCGACGCCGAGGGCCGGTCACCGGTCGAGGCCGGCGCCGACTTCTGGGAGCTGATGAACCCGGACTACGTCGGCCTGTTCGCCCCGCGCGGCTGGGCCGTCGTCGTCGAGAACGACGCGAACCTCGCGGCGGTCGCCGAGGCCGCGGCGCGCGAGGTCGGCGGCGTGCGGCGCGCTGGTGCCGCGAGTGCGGCTGGCGACGCTGGCGATGCAAGCGACGCTGGCGATGCAAGCGACGCTGGCGCCGGCGCCGGCGTGCGCGGTGCCGGCGTGCGCGGCGACGGTGGGGCGGGGCCCTCGTTCGTGACCCTGCTGGCCGGCGAGCGCTTCGGCGCCGGGTTCGTGCTCGACGGAGCCCTCGTGCGGGGCAACCGCGGTGCCGCGGGCGAGATGCGCCTCCTCGACCTGGTCGACGGCGTCGGTTCGGCGGACGGGATCGGCGCCGTGCTGCGGGACTGGGCCCGGGCCGCCCGGGCACTCGGCACGGTGCCCGAGTCGTCTCCGTTGTGGGCGGTGCCGCTCGATCGGCTCGACGCGGCGGCCGTGCTCGCCGCCGCCGACGCGGGCGACCCGGCCGCCCTGCGCCTGGTCGAGCGCATGGCCGAACGGTTCGGACGCGTCTGCGCCGTGCTCAGCGGCATGCTCGACGTCGACCGCATCGTCGTCGCCGGGGCCGTGGCACCCTCGATCGGCCTGCTGCTCGAGCGGACGACCCCGTGGCTCAGCCGGTTCACGCACCGGGCCGCGCCCGAGGTCGTCGCCTCGACACTGGGCGACGCGGTCGTGACCACGGGCGCCGTCGAGCGTGCCCTGGCGCACGTGCGCGGCCACGCACTCGAGCTGACGCTGCCGGGTGCGGCGGACGCGACCCGCGCCTCCTGA